A DNA window from Drosophila pseudoobscura strain MV-25-SWS-2005 chromosome 2, UCI_Dpse_MV25, whole genome shotgun sequence contains the following coding sequences:
- the Ttc26 gene encoding intraflagellar transport protein 56, with product MILSRGKTDSASSRHTNSTSGGAAPGGAGKQRKAPAPTTLEDFIIKRDYTGARAFLEYTNDEDDDEENEAAGGAAASGLKQRQVDQWIAFCNFHLGDYQQALTQYKAIQKTSEKANVELNLAVCMFYLGLYEEAHQLVSNTSEESPLKQRLLFHLVHKLGSVEEWAELHDDLENSSSVEQQLSLASMHYLRAHYQEAIDVYKRVLVDNKDYMAINVYLALCFYKLDYYDMSQEVLDVYLGQHSDSTIAINLKACNRFRLFNGRVAEQEIKNIADNGTFGADLLRHNLVVFRNGEGALRVLPGLLNIVPEARLNLAIYYLKQGDVQEAHALMKELQPTSPHEYILKGVVHAALGQQLGSKEHIKTAQQNLHLVGSSATECDTIPGRQSMASAFFLYQQFEEVLVYMNSIRSYFVNDDVFNYNFAQAKCATGYYKESEELLMQITDMDIKNQHTYCMILAKCHIHCNHPELAWNVFITRDTNAEAFLLLQLIANECYKCEEFWVAAKAFDMLEKLDPSPENWEGKRGACAGVLYAMATKAHRGRPGGGISEVIGILRESSNSQAEAMIKTIRKHISNFK from the exons ATG ATACTTTCACGTGGAAAAACCGACTCGGCCAGCTCTAGGCACACGAACAGCACCAGCGGCGGAGCAGCCCCTGGAGGAGCTGGCAAGCAACGCAAGGCCCCAGCACCGACCACCCTAGAGGATTTCATCATCAAAAGGGACTACACGGGGGCCAGGGCATTTCTAGAG TACACCaacgatgaggatgatgatgaggaaAATGAGGCGGCCGGAGGTGCAGCAGCCAGTGGTTTGAAGCAACGACAAGTGGATCAATGGATTGCCTTTTGCAATTTCCATTTGGGTGACTATCAGCAGGCCCTCACGCAGTACAAGGCCATCCAAAAGACAAGCGAGAAGGCCAACGTGGAGCTCAATCTGGCCGTGTGCATGTTCTATCTGGGTCTCTACGAGGAGGCCCATCAACTGGTGTCGAACACATCCGAGGAGAGTCCTCTCAAGCAGCGTCTGCTCTTCCATTTGGTCCACAAATTGGGCAGCGTTGAGGAGTGGGCGGAACTGCACGATGATCTGGAGAATTCCTCGAgtgtggagcagcagctgagtCTCGCGTCGATGCATTACCTTCGGGCGCACTATCAGGAGGCCATCGACGTGTACAAGCGTGTCCTGGTGGACAACAAGGACTACATGGCCATCAATGTGTATCTGGCGTTGTGTTTCTACAAATTGGACTACTACGATATGTCCCAGGAGGTCCTCGATGTGTATCTCGGCCAGCATTCGGACAGCACCATTGCCATTAATCTGAAGGCCTGCAATCGATTTCGTTTGTTCAACGGCCGTGTGGCCGAGCAGGAGATCAAAAATATCGCCGATAATGGCACCTTTGGTGCGGATCTTTTGCGTCACAATCTGGTGGTGTTTCGGAATGGCGAAGGAGCCCTGAGGGTCCTGCCGGGACTGCTTAATATCGTGCCAGAGGCCCGTCTGAATCTGGCCATTTACTATCTGAAACAGGGCGATGTCCAGGAGGCCCACGCCTTGATGAAAGAACTGCAACCCACATCGCCACACGAGTACATACTCAAGGGTGTGGTTCATGCCGCTTTGGGGCAACAATTGGGTTCG AAGGAACACATAAAAACCGCGCAGCAGAATCTTCATTTGGTTGGCAGTTCGGCCACAGAATGTGATACGATACCCGGGCGCCAGAGCATGGCCTCGGCCTTCTTTCTCTATCAACAGTTCGAGGAGGTCCTGGTGTACATGAACTCCATAAGGAGCTACTTTGTGAACGATGACGTTTTCAACTATAATTTCGCACAGGCCAAATGTGCCACAGGCTACTACAAGGAGTCCGAGGAGCTGCTGATGCAAATCACAGACATGGACATCAAGAATCAGCACACATACTGCATGATCCTGGCCAAGTGCCACATCCATTGCAACCATCCGGAGCTGGCGTGGAATGTTTTCATCACGCGGGACACCAATGCCGAAGCCTTTCTGCTCCTGCAGCTGATTGCCAATGAATGCTACAAATGCGAGGAGTTCTGGGTGGCCGCCAAGGCATTCGATATGCTCGAAAA ACTCGATCCCAGTCCGGAGAATTGGGAGGGTAAGCGGGGTGCCTGCGCGGGTGTCTTGTATGCCATGGCCACAAAAGCCCATCGGGGACGTCCTGGCGGTGGCATATCAGAGGTCATTGGTATACTCAGGGAATCATCCAATTCTCAGGCAGAGGCCATGATCAAAACTATACGTAAACATATTAGTAATTTTAAATAG